The following DNA comes from Vibrio gigantis.
GAGTAAGCGTCCGTCACTAAACTGAGATACGTACTACCACGCCGCGTTGCTAGATAAGTAATATCGGCAACCCATAATTGCTCTGGTCCTTCCGGTATTAAGCCTTCTTTGATTCGATTTGGATGGCAGTAAAAGCGATGATTACTGTTTGTGGTTCGATGGTAAGCCCTTCGATTCTGTACTAATAATCGATTCATTCTCAGCAGAGAGAATAAGCGGTCTCGCCCGATTTCAATATCGTTCTGAGCAAGTAAATACTTGATCTTACGAGTCCCTATACGAGGGTGCATCATCCTTTGCTCCTTCACAAAACCGAGTACAGATTCATCTTTCTTTGTCTGATGAATTTCGGCAACACAGCGTTTGTAGAAAGCTTGTCTTGTAATACCTATGAAGTGACAAGCTTTAGTAACGGTCAACTTTCTGACCGTTTTTTCCTTAATAACTCGGCCTTGCGCTTCTTTGAGATTCGGACTCCGAAATCTCGATCCATGACTTTTACAACCGCTTCAAAGAACTCAGCTTTGAGCTGAGTTTCTTCTAATTGCTGCTCGAGTTCTTTGATTCGTTGCTCTGGGGTTTGAGTTGAGGAAGAGTTTGACATAGTCGCTCCTAAC
Coding sequences within:
- a CDS encoding IS3 family transposase (programmed frameshift), encoding MKTTSRRTQRDYSLAFKLAVVSQVEKGEMTYKQAQERYGIQGRSTVLVWLRKHGQLDWSKGIEQSRALGATMSNSSSTQTPEQRIKELEQQLEETQLKAEFFEAVVKVMDRDFGVRISKKRKAELLRKKPVRKLTVTKACHFIGITRQAFYKRCVAEIHQTKKDESVLGFVKEQRMMHPRIGTRKIKYLLAQNDIEIGRDRLFSLLRMNRLLVQNRRAYHRTTNSNHRFYCHPNRIKEGLIPEGPEQLWVADITYLATRRGSTYLSLVTDAYSRKIVGYHISDDMKARTVKQAFLNALKERKNTGELVHHSDRGVQYCSVEYQELHRQYGVSCSMTDGYDCYQNALAERINGILKMEYLLNKPNDLDEAKKMVAESVKIYNEYRPHTALKYKTPDEIHRAF